One genomic window of Gallaecimonas sp. GXIMD4217 includes the following:
- a CDS encoding MauE/DoxX family redox-associated membrane protein, with protein MHEPSLLAELTRLVVGLVFAFSALGKLTALRTFSLNLVESFRFPPHLARAAGALLILFEATLSVVLLAAPALGQPAMTLALASLGLFTLALAWRRLQAGQVRCSCFGDSDRPVSAYDFIRNLALILTMAGYLAQGAEPAALAASTQAALAGTALVLAVFTIYFHDTMELLFHSGRGRA; from the coding sequence ATGCATGAACCTTCCCTGCTGGCCGAGTTGACCCGCCTGGTCGTCGGCCTGGTATTCGCCTTTTCGGCCCTGGGCAAGCTCACCGCCTTGCGGACGTTCAGCCTGAACCTGGTGGAGTCCTTCCGCTTCCCACCGCACCTGGCACGGGCCGCCGGCGCGCTGTTGATCCTGTTCGAGGCGACTTTGTCTGTTGTCCTACTGGCCGCACCGGCCCTGGGCCAGCCTGCCATGACCCTGGCCCTGGCCAGCCTTGGCCTGTTCACCCTGGCACTGGCCTGGCGGCGCCTGCAGGCCGGCCAGGTTCGCTGCAGCTGTTTCGGCGACAGCGACAGGCCGGTCTCGGCCTACGATTTCATCCGCAACCTGGCGCTGATCCTCACCATGGCCGGCTATCTTGCCCAGGGAGCCGAACCCGCGGCCCTGGCGGCGTCGACCCAGGCCGCCCTGGCGGGAACCGCCCTGGTCCTGGCCGTCTTCACCATCTACTTCCACGACACCATGGAGCTGCTGTTCCATTCCGGCAGGGGACGAGCATGA
- a CDS encoding MvdC/MvdD family ATP grasp protein has translation MPKKILIITNSCDLHADLMEPLLKARGQLPFRVNLDHFPKDYRIVQSVHAGHCGGYLEHIPTKKRIALDEVGAVWMRKPADYAFLSDDLSPQEAAFARQETDQAMFGWLYALDCFWMSHPVKMRGAMWKGEQLKRAQGAGFRVPRSIVSNCPDTVRRFQAEVGSDIIFKSLSTPHLAADEVADKDRIADGLATTLVTEDMLDALDAVSELPCHFQEYVHKQHELRVTVIGDQVFAAKLHSQDDPRTRIDSRDMSAQIRYERTTLPPEIERRCRDFVAGYGLNYSALDLIVTPDDDYVFLENNPNGQFLYVEQLVPELGLMAALADTLVKEAQCRSQ, from the coding sequence ATGCCAAAGAAAATCCTGATCATAACGAACAGCTGCGATCTCCATGCGGATCTCATGGAGCCGCTGCTGAAAGCCAGGGGCCAGCTCCCTTTCCGGGTCAACCTGGACCATTTCCCCAAAGATTACCGTATCGTCCAATCCGTTCATGCCGGCCATTGCGGCGGTTACCTCGAACATATCCCCACCAAAAAGCGCATTGCCCTGGATGAGGTCGGTGCCGTGTGGATGCGTAAGCCGGCGGACTATGCCTTCCTGAGCGATGATCTGTCGCCCCAGGAGGCCGCCTTCGCCAGGCAGGAAACCGACCAGGCCATGTTCGGCTGGCTCTATGCCCTGGACTGCTTCTGGATGAGCCACCCCGTCAAGATGCGCGGCGCCATGTGGAAAGGTGAACAACTCAAGCGTGCCCAGGGGGCCGGCTTCAGGGTACCGAGATCCATCGTCAGCAATTGCCCCGACACGGTGCGCCGCTTCCAGGCCGAGGTGGGCAGCGACATCATCTTCAAGTCCCTGTCCACACCCCATCTGGCCGCCGACGAAGTCGCCGACAAGGACAGGATCGCCGATGGCCTCGCCACCACCCTGGTCACCGAGGACATGCTGGACGCCCTGGATGCGGTCAGCGAACTGCCCTGCCATTTCCAGGAATACGTCCATAAACAGCACGAGCTGCGGGTGACGGTCATCGGCGACCAGGTTTTCGCCGCCAAGCTACATTCCCAGGACGATCCGCGCACCCGGATCGATTCCAGGGACATGTCGGCCCAGATCCGCTACGAAAGGACCACCCTGCCCCCCGAGATCGAACGGCGCTGCCGCGACTTCGTGGCCGGCTATGGCCTTAACTACAGCGCCCTGGATCTCATCGTCACGCCGGACGACGACTACGTCTTCCTGGAAAACAACCCCAACGGCCAGTTCCTCTATGTCGAACAACTGGTCCCGGAGCTGGGGCTGATGGCGGCCCTGGCCGACACCCTGGTCAAGGAGGCCCAATGCCGCAGTCAGTAG
- the katG gene encoding catalase/peroxidase HPI, translating into MSANQCPFHRPAGAGPSNQDWWPNQLNLSVLHQHGAKSNPMGADFNYAEAFKQLDYMAVKQDLHALMTDSQDWWPADFGHYGPLFIRMAWHSAGTYRSGDGRGGGGTGNQRFAPLNSWPDNANLDKARRLLWPIKQKYGRGLSWADLMILAGNVALESMGFKTFGFGGGRADLWEPEQDIYWGLETTWLEDKRYSGDRDLEKPLAAVQMGLIYVNPEGPNGNPDPIAAARDIRETFGRMAMDDEETVALIAGGHTFGKAHGAGDAAQVGPEPEAAGIAEQGLGWISAHGSGKGGDTITSGLEVTWTQTPTRWSNYYFDNLFGYDWELTQSPAGAHQWRPKGGAGAGEIPDAFDTAKRHMPTMLTTDLSLRFDPAYEPIARRFHQHPEQFADAFARAWFKLTHRDMGPRARYLGPEVPDVDLIWQDPIPALDHELIDDSDQADLKAKVLASGLSVSELVSTAWASASTFRGSDNRGGANGARIRLAPQKDWPVNQPAQLARVLKVLAGIQSDFNTAQAGNKQLSLADLIVLAGGAGVERAARDAGVDVTVPFSPGRMDASQEQTDETSFAVLEPVADGFRNYQQARYAVPAEQLLVDRAQLLTLTAPEMTVLIGGLRVLGANVGQSPHGVFTDRPGTLSNDFFVNLLDMATEWKPTSADEALFEGRDRKSGELKWTGTRVDLIFGSNAQLRAIAEVYASADAKQQFAQDFVAAWTKVMNLDRFDLT; encoded by the coding sequence ATGTCCGCAAACCAATGCCCGTTTCACCGCCCGGCCGGTGCCGGCCCGTCCAACCAGGACTGGTGGCCTAACCAGCTGAACCTGAGCGTCTTGCACCAGCACGGCGCCAAGTCCAACCCCATGGGGGCGGACTTCAACTACGCCGAGGCCTTCAAGCAGCTCGACTACATGGCCGTGAAGCAGGATCTGCACGCCCTGATGACCGATTCCCAGGACTGGTGGCCGGCGGACTTCGGCCATTATGGCCCCCTGTTCATCCGCATGGCCTGGCATAGTGCCGGCACCTACCGCAGCGGCGACGGCCGTGGCGGCGGTGGCACCGGCAACCAGCGCTTCGCCCCCCTCAACAGCTGGCCCGACAACGCCAACCTCGACAAGGCCCGCCGCCTGCTCTGGCCCATCAAGCAGAAGTACGGCCGTGGCCTGTCCTGGGCCGACCTGATGATCCTGGCCGGCAACGTCGCCCTGGAGTCCATGGGCTTCAAGACCTTCGGCTTCGGCGGCGGCCGCGCCGACCTCTGGGAGCCGGAACAGGACATCTACTGGGGCCTGGAGACAACCTGGCTGGAAGACAAGCGCTACAGCGGTGACCGCGACCTGGAAAAGCCGCTGGCCGCCGTGCAGATGGGCCTCATCTACGTCAACCCGGAGGGGCCGAACGGCAATCCCGATCCCATCGCCGCCGCCAGGGACATCCGCGAGACCTTCGGCCGCATGGCCATGGACGACGAGGAAACGGTGGCGCTGATCGCCGGCGGCCATACCTTCGGCAAGGCCCACGGCGCCGGCGACGCGGCACAGGTGGGGCCGGAGCCGGAGGCGGCCGGCATCGCCGAGCAGGGCCTGGGCTGGATAAGCGCCCACGGCAGCGGCAAGGGCGGCGACACCATCACCAGCGGCCTGGAGGTCACCTGGACCCAGACCCCGACCCGGTGGAGCAACTACTACTTCGACAATCTGTTCGGCTACGACTGGGAGCTGACCCAGAGCCCGGCCGGCGCCCACCAGTGGCGGCCCAAGGGCGGTGCCGGCGCCGGCGAGATCCCGGACGCCTTCGACACGGCCAAGCGCCACATGCCCACCATGCTCACCACCGACCTGTCGCTGCGCTTCGACCCCGCCTACGAGCCAATCGCCCGGCGCTTCCACCAGCACCCGGAGCAGTTCGCCGACGCCTTCGCCCGGGCCTGGTTCAAGCTGACCCACAGGGACATGGGCCCCCGCGCCCGCTACCTGGGCCCGGAAGTACCGGACGTGGACCTCATCTGGCAGGATCCCATCCCGGCCCTGGACCACGAGCTGATCGACGACAGCGATCAGGCCGACCTCAAGGCCAAGGTGCTGGCTTCCGGCCTGTCGGTGTCGGAGCTGGTGTCCACCGCCTGGGCCTCGGCCTCCACCTTCCGCGGCTCCGACAACCGCGGCGGCGCCAACGGCGCCCGCATCCGCCTGGCGCCCCAGAAGGACTGGCCCGTCAACCAGCCGGCACAGCTGGCCAGGGTGCTCAAGGTGCTGGCAGGGATCCAGAGCGACTTCAACACCGCCCAGGCCGGCAACAAGCAGCTCTCCCTGGCCGACCTCATCGTCCTGGCCGGTGGCGCCGGGGTCGAACGGGCGGCCCGGGATGCCGGCGTCGACGTCACGGTGCCCTTCTCGCCGGGGCGCATGGACGCCAGCCAGGAGCAGACCGACGAGACTTCCTTCGCGGTGCTGGAGCCGGTGGCGGACGGCTTTCGCAACTACCAGCAGGCCAGGTACGCCGTCCCGGCCGAGCAGCTGCTGGTGGACAGGGCCCAGTTGCTGACCCTGACCGCGCCAGAGATGACGGTGCTTATCGGCGGCCTGCGGGTGCTGGGCGCCAATGTCGGCCAGAGCCCCCACGGCGTCTTCACCGACCGGCCTGGCACCCTCAGCAACGACTTCTTCGTCAACCTGCTCGACATGGCTACCGAATGGAAGCCGACCTCGGCGGACGAAGCGCTGTTCGAAGGGCGGGACCGCAAAAGCGGCGAGCTGAAATGGACCGGCACCCGGGTCGACCTCATCTTCGGTTCCAACGCCCAGCTCAGGGCCATCGCCGAGGTCTACGCCAGTGCCGATGCCAAACAGCAGTTCGCCCAGGACTTCGTGGCGGCCTGGACCAAGGTGATGAACCTGGACCGCTTTGATCTCACCTGA
- a CDS encoding DUF6010 family protein, whose amino-acid sequence MEVIFWLVAGVIGSAALIRFARQKPPESRLNIFGYALIIASLIYVGFAALDSNLSWVGIESVGVLIYGVFFILSKSRGMYLLALGWLLHPVWDTVLHLFGVGSSFAPDWYATMCISFDITVACYLLAVQAHGEKLHREALKSDS is encoded by the coding sequence ATGGAAGTGATCTTTTGGCTTGTAGCCGGGGTAATTGGAAGCGCTGCACTAATCAGGTTTGCGCGTCAGAAGCCTCCTGAGTCACGCCTCAATATTTTTGGTTATGCGCTGATCATTGCTTCACTGATCTACGTGGGCTTTGCTGCTCTGGATTCGAATCTAAGTTGGGTGGGGATTGAATCCGTAGGCGTGCTGATTTACGGCGTTTTCTTCATCCTGTCCAAAAGTCGTGGCATGTATTTATTGGCTTTAGGTTGGCTTCTACATCCTGTCTGGGACACCGTTCTCCATTTGTTTGGTGTAGGCTCCAGTTTTGCCCCGGACTGGTATGCAACAATGTGTATTTCATTTGATATTACAGTGGCTTGTTACTTATTGGCTGTTCAAGCACACGGTGAAAAATTGCACAGGGAAGCGTTAAAGAGCGATTCGTAA
- a CDS encoding GNAT family N-acetyltransferase produces MPLFETKRLIARQLSQQDLPALTDILSDPEVMNYSVRGVCDEEATRRFIDWCLECYASHGIGPWALSEKGSGELIGFCGVGPELVEEVEEINLGYRLATRFWDQGFATESVKGVLRYAFAQKHCESVVVIIEPAHTASVRVTEKAGFSGYTLHEFHNRPVRLYRMTREAWALNNQ; encoded by the coding sequence GTGCCATTGTTTGAAACAAAAAGGTTGATCGCAAGGCAGTTATCCCAGCAGGATCTTCCAGCACTCACTGACATTCTGAGCGACCCGGAGGTCATGAACTATTCCGTTCGCGGCGTTTGCGACGAGGAAGCGACCCGCAGATTTATAGACTGGTGCCTGGAATGTTACGCCTCCCACGGAATAGGCCCTTGGGCCTTGTCGGAGAAAGGCTCGGGTGAGCTCATTGGCTTCTGTGGTGTTGGGCCTGAGTTGGTCGAAGAGGTTGAGGAAATCAACCTGGGTTACCGCTTGGCGACAAGGTTCTGGGATCAGGGGTTTGCAACCGAATCGGTTAAAGGCGTGTTGCGGTATGCCTTCGCTCAAAAACACTGTGAGTCGGTAGTGGTTATTATCGAGCCTGCACATACCGCTTCCGTCAGGGTGACCGAGAAAGCGGGGTTCAGTGGCTACACGCTCCATGAGTTTCATAACAGGCCGGTGCGGCTATACCGAATGACGCGCGAAGCCTGGGCACTAAACAACCAGTAG
- a CDS encoding HEPN domain-containing protein: MYSTLPEYHSDLNKVSALLALTGSVKDFAGIGDSEVAEEDVFFSHAAALHEISKVNRANLVVLNGTLLLYVSGKFENFVRLTFEELCNNIADKAEKYSYLPKEMRENHVRLTAEVIANPRKYGHGDLGVRSFIKVLSDNLADDVELESINTNCLSITSENMRPKIISDLFKRVGINNIWEKISQQAKLQLFLETHDPAKAKKDAEAYLNKLMDVRNSIAHPASSFSWPDSEYVGKSIEFLKVLGEVLAESLAVIELDLSKRIEEAKANKARQ; encoded by the coding sequence ATGTATAGCACTCTCCCTGAATACCACTCTGACTTGAACAAGGTTAGCGCTTTATTGGCTTTAACCGGTTCCGTTAAAGACTTTGCTGGTATAGGTGACTCTGAAGTTGCAGAGGAAGATGTATTTTTTTCTCATGCAGCTGCACTTCATGAAATTTCAAAGGTAAATCGAGCAAACCTGGTTGTTCTAAATGGCACATTGCTTTTATATGTGTCAGGGAAATTTGAAAATTTTGTCCGCCTAACATTTGAAGAGCTATGTAATAATATTGCAGACAAAGCAGAAAAGTATAGTTATCTCCCAAAAGAAATGAGAGAAAACCATGTCCGCTTAACAGCTGAGGTTATTGCAAATCCAAGAAAGTATGGTCATGGTGACCTAGGGGTAAGGTCATTCATTAAAGTCCTTTCAGACAATCTGGCTGACGACGTTGAATTGGAGTCAATAAATACGAACTGCCTATCAATAACCTCTGAAAATATGAGACCAAAAATTATTAGTGACCTGTTCAAAAGGGTTGGCATTAATAATATTTGGGAAAAAATTAGCCAACAAGCAAAGCTCCAGCTATTCCTAGAAACTCATGACCCTGCAAAAGCAAAGAAAGATGCCGAAGCATATCTCAACAAACTTATGGATGTAAGAAATAGTATTGCTCACCCAGCATCAAGCTTTAGCTGGCCAGACTCAGAATATGTCGGAAAATCTATAGAGTTCTTAAAAGTTCTAGGAGAGGTTTTGGCGGAGTCTCTAGCAGTAATTGAATTGGATTTATCGAAAAGGATCGAGGAAGCGAAAGCTAACAAGGCCAGGCAGTAG
- a CDS encoding DUF262 domain-containing protein: MTQDKDLFEIDDDEVAEWFDSEDETGTTATKEEISLEKKYSESQLRVVRTSMDFTLHHLKQSLEDREYINASPKYQRRHRWDIKKRSQLIESFLMNIPVPSVFLFENDYNQYEIMDGRQRIDTLRSFMNNEFPLKSLEFWKELEGLRFHDLPTVIQRGLSRRTINAIVLLAETTKEDESGVDIRKILFKRLNTGGVQLNPQELRNALYPGQFNDLLGELSRYDTFTNIWKIPSYQEGEEIEPSSALLKNALYKSMADCELILRYFGIKRLILENLGGSLRSILDKTSKAYQFIDEAEKEKLAEQFKRSIDGLYEIFGDQTFRIPSTGKLSRPMYDAFMVAYELIDKNNLKCARDIKTILADIDPDTKQYETLIGKGNTAEAIRERVDFAKDILTAK, translated from the coding sequence ATGACACAAGATAAAGATTTATTTGAAATTGATGACGACGAAGTCGCAGAGTGGTTTGATTCTGAAGATGAAACCGGTACTACCGCCACTAAGGAAGAAATTTCACTTGAGAAAAAATACAGTGAAAGTCAACTTCGTGTTGTTCGCACATCAATGGATTTTACTTTACACCATCTCAAGCAGTCTCTTGAAGATAGAGAGTACATAAACGCATCACCAAAATACCAGCGTAGGCATAGATGGGATATAAAAAAGCGTTCACAACTTATTGAATCTTTTCTAATGAACATACCCGTTCCATCAGTGTTCCTCTTTGAGAATGATTACAATCAATATGAAATCATGGATGGACGGCAGCGTATAGATACCCTTAGAAGCTTTATGAACAATGAGTTTCCTTTAAAGTCTCTTGAATTTTGGAAGGAATTAGAAGGGTTACGATTTCATGATTTACCCACTGTTATTCAGCGTGGGCTATCACGAAGAACTATTAACGCCATAGTCTTATTGGCGGAAACCACTAAAGAGGATGAATCCGGCGTTGATATTAGGAAAATTCTATTCAAAAGACTAAATACGGGCGGCGTGCAACTGAATCCACAAGAGCTTAGGAATGCGTTATATCCAGGGCAATTTAACGATCTTCTAGGCGAACTATCACGATACGATACATTCACCAATATTTGGAAGATTCCTTCGTACCAAGAAGGTGAGGAAATTGAACCTAGTAGCGCACTGCTTAAAAACGCCCTCTATAAAAGCATGGCAGATTGTGAGCTTATTCTTCGCTATTTCGGTATTAAGCGCCTCATACTTGAAAACCTTGGAGGATCTCTTCGGTCAATACTCGATAAAACAAGCAAGGCATATCAGTTTATCGATGAGGCAGAAAAAGAAAAGCTCGCAGAGCAATTTAAAAGGTCTATAGATGGACTTTATGAAATATTTGGAGATCAAACTTTCCGAATACCAAGTACTGGGAAGTTAAGTCGACCTATGTATGACGCTTTTATGGTTGCATATGAGCTCATTGATAAGAATAACTTGAAGTGCGCTCGGGATATAAAAACTATCCTCGCCGATATTGATCCTGACACCAAACAGTACGAAACATTAATAGGCAAAGGAAATACAGCAGAAGCTATTAGAGAAAGAGTCGATTTCGCCAAAGATATTCTAACTGCTAAATAG
- a CDS encoding class I SAM-dependent methyltransferase, producing MTAIYDKIGDGYDITRRADPGILAALISHLAPVSTGKYLDVACGTGNYTAKLGGAGGTWYAVDQSETMLAEARLKAPGLQWRHGDVERLPFQDDCFDGATCTLAIHHFPDLDRAFAEIARVITDQGRFVLFTSTPEQMRGYWLNHYFPDMMARSGEQMPSLERVERALALAGMTIDRVQPFFIEPGLQDFFLYSGKQRPAMYLSEQVRNGISSFRNLCSKHELQGGLARLEADIASGDIRQVMADHENDLGDYCFVLATKAGPSHEQTR from the coding sequence ATGACGGCAATCTATGACAAAATCGGCGACGGCTACGACATCACCCGCAGGGCCGATCCGGGCATCCTCGCTGCCCTGATCTCCCACCTGGCACCCGTTTCGACGGGCAAGTACCTGGACGTGGCCTGCGGCACCGGCAACTACACCGCCAAGCTGGGCGGCGCCGGCGGTACCTGGTACGCGGTCGATCAATCCGAGACCATGCTCGCCGAGGCCCGCCTCAAGGCGCCCGGGCTCCAATGGCGGCATGGCGATGTTGAAAGGCTGCCATTCCAAGACGACTGCTTCGACGGTGCTACCTGCACCCTGGCCATTCATCATTTTCCCGACCTCGACCGCGCCTTTGCCGAGATAGCCCGGGTCATCACCGATCAGGGGCGTTTCGTGCTGTTCACCTCGACCCCCGAACAGATGCGGGGATACTGGCTGAATCACTACTTCCCGGACATGATGGCGAGATCAGGCGAACAGATGCCGTCCCTGGAGCGGGTCGAACGCGCCCTCGCCCTGGCCGGCATGACAATCGACCGGGTGCAGCCCTTTTTCATCGAGCCAGGCTTACAGGACTTCTTCCTGTACAGCGGCAAGCAGCGCCCGGCAATGTATCTCAGCGAGCAGGTGCGCAACGGCATTTCGTCGTTCCGCAATCTCTGTTCCAAACACGAACTGCAAGGCGGTCTGGCCCGCCTGGAAGCCGATATCGCCAGCGGTGACATCCGCCAGGTGATGGCGGACCATGAGAATGACCTTGGCGACTACTGCTTTGTGCTGGCGACCAAGGCTGGGCCGAGCCATGAGCAAACAAGATAG
- a CDS encoding DUF4336 domain-containing protein: protein MQQLADSLWRVDGEAVPFFGVPYTTRMTVVRLTDGRLWIHSPIRLTEQLKARLADLGEVRYLMAPNHLHRLYLP, encoded by the coding sequence ATGCAACAACTGGCAGACAGCCTCTGGAGAGTGGACGGCGAAGCCGTGCCCTTCTTCGGGGTGCCCTACACCACCAGGATGACGGTGGTGAGGCTGACGGACGGCAGGCTGTGGATCCACAGCCCCATCAGGCTGACCGAGCAGCTCAAGGCGCGGCTGGCGGACCTGGGCGAGGTCCGTTACCTCATGGCCCCCAACCACCTGCACCGCCTCTACCTGCCCTAG
- a CDS encoding GNAT family protein → MTHWLEDITLEGKHVSLRPLIRQHRQALLDAAADGNLWELWYTSVPNEQRIDAYLEQALSDREKGSALPFVVVDNLSGDIVGTTRYCNAVPEHRRLEIGYTWYARRCQRTAVNTECKALLLGHAFEHLDAIAVEFRTHWHNRASRAAIARLGARQDGVLRNHRIEPDGTPRDTVVFSIIQGEWPSVKKALAHRLARG, encoded by the coding sequence ATGACCCATTGGCTGGAAGACATCACGCTTGAGGGCAAGCACGTCAGCCTGCGGCCCCTGATCAGACAGCACCGCCAGGCGCTGCTGGATGCCGCCGCTGACGGCAACCTCTGGGAGCTCTGGTACACCAGCGTGCCCAACGAACAGCGCATCGACGCCTATCTCGAGCAGGCCCTAAGCGACAGGGAAAAAGGCAGTGCCCTGCCCTTCGTGGTGGTGGACAACCTTAGCGGCGACATCGTCGGCACTACCCGCTATTGCAATGCCGTTCCCGAGCACCGGCGGCTGGAGATCGGCTACACCTGGTACGCCAGGCGCTGCCAGCGCACCGCCGTCAACACCGAGTGCAAGGCGCTGTTGCTTGGCCACGCCTTCGAACACCTGGACGCCATCGCCGTGGAGTTTCGCACCCACTGGCACAATCGCGCCTCCAGGGCCGCCATCGCCCGGCTCGGCGCCAGGCAGGACGGCGTGCTCAGGAACCACCGTATCGAGCCGGACGGCACCCCGCGCGACACCGTGGTATTCTCCATCATCCAGGGCGAATGGCCGTCGGTGAAGAAGGCCCTGGCCCACCGGCTGGCACGCGGCTGA
- a CDS encoding LysE family translocator: protein MSPELWTAFTAALLFTLTASGTPGPNNMLLTASGAQFGLRATLPFVLGIRLGTTLMLFGVAAGLGELLRLNPALHSAMQWGSACYLLYLGWRIAQARFDSDSSAGGQPLGFLAATGFQFINPKVWATMLASVSAFSQPGDLYWSSIWWLLLAWTLTGTLMNLMWVLFGVGIRQWLHSERRQRWFAHGMGSLTAATVVLVFW, encoded by the coding sequence ATGAGCCCGGAACTCTGGACCGCCTTCACGGCCGCCCTGCTTTTCACCCTGACCGCCTCCGGCACCCCGGGTCCCAACAACATGCTGCTCACCGCCAGCGGCGCCCAATTCGGCCTGCGCGCCACCCTGCCCTTCGTTCTGGGGATCCGCCTGGGCACCACCCTGATGCTGTTCGGCGTCGCCGCCGGCCTCGGCGAGCTGCTGCGCCTCAACCCGGCCCTGCACAGTGCCATGCAGTGGGGCTCCGCCTGCTACCTGCTTTATCTGGGCTGGCGCATTGCCCAGGCACGCTTCGACAGCGACAGCAGCGCCGGGGGGCAGCCCCTGGGGTTCCTGGCCGCCACCGGCTTCCAGTTCATCAACCCCAAGGTCTGGGCCACCATGCTGGCCTCGGTCAGCGCCTTCAGCCAGCCGGGCGATCTCTACTGGTCGTCGATCTGGTGGCTGCTGCTGGCCTGGACCCTCACCGGCACCCTGATGAACCTGATGTGGGTGCTGTTCGGGGTCGGCATCCGCCAGTGGCTGCACAGCGAAAGGCGCCAGCGCTGGTTCGCCCACGGCATGGGCAGCCTCACCGCCGCCACAGTGGTGCTGGTGTTCTGGTAA
- a CDS encoding GNAT family N-acetyltransferase encodes MQWTRGKTLLSDDKAQLQLGVIHGFLTNSYWSPGIPRETVAKAIAGSYCFGLYRDGEQIGFGRLITDQATFAYLADVFVLEAYRGQGLAKWMLAEILAQEAFQGCRRILLATRDAHRLYAGLGFHRPRFPEALMELHRPGLYPPNCTHTTKEPA; translated from the coding sequence ATGCAATGGACCAGAGGCAAGACACTGCTCAGCGACGACAAGGCCCAACTGCAGCTGGGGGTGATCCACGGCTTCCTGACCAACAGCTACTGGTCGCCGGGTATCCCCAGGGAAACGGTGGCAAAGGCCATCGCCGGCTCCTACTGTTTCGGCCTTTACCGTGACGGCGAGCAGATCGGCTTCGGCCGCCTGATCACCGACCAGGCCACCTTCGCTTACCTGGCCGACGTCTTCGTGCTGGAAGCCTATCGGGGCCAGGGCCTGGCCAAGTGGATGCTGGCCGAGATCCTGGCCCAGGAGGCATTCCAGGGCTGCCGGCGTATCCTGCTGGCCACCCGCGATGCCCACCGTCTCTATGCCGGGCTGGGCTTCCACCGGCCCCGCTTCCCCGAGGCCCTGATGGAACTCCACAGGCCCGGTCTTTACCCGCCAAATTGCACCCATACAACAAAGGAACCCGCATGA